The nucleotide window ACGGGCTACTTTTTCTACTGCTTTTTGCAATCTTGGCCCCGATACGGGTTTTAGTAAATAATCAGTAGCGGCGTAATCAAAAGCTTTTAAAGAATGCTGTTCGGAGGCGGTTACGAAAATCACAGCCGTGGGCCTGCTTTCCAGGGTCTCCAAAAGATCAAAGCCCGTTTCTTTGCCCAGGCTTATATCTAAAAATAATATATCGGGCGTTGAAGCTTGCAGTAGTTCGATGGCTGCCTGGTAAGACTCTGCCATGTGCGTAACGCGCACGTGAGGGCAAAATATTGCTAATAGTTCTTTGAGGCTTTCCCTGGCCGTCAGTTCATCATCAATAATTAGGGCGTCCATAAATTTTTGGTTTTAGACAATATCAGCTTAAATATAGTTCCGCGCTCATTTTCTCCGGTTTCATGTGTAAGAGATGCTATGAGCCCTTTTCTTTTTTGCAAAGTTTGTACCCGCTTTTGCAGAATATACAAGGCGTGGCCTTCTTTTAAAATATTTTGTGTTATGCCAACGCCGTTGTCAATTATTTGCACCTGAAGACAGTCCTGGGCCTGTATGGTAATACTACGGATATCTACTGCAATCTTTCCCTCCGTACCCATATTTTTTACGCCATGCTCTATGGCATTTTCAATAATGGGTTGCAGCATCATAGCCGGGATGGATATATTTTCCTGGTCAATCCCTGTCTCAATATTTATCCCGAAAGAAAAAGGCGGCGTAAAACGAATCTGCTGGATAGCAATATATTTTTTTATAAAATCCAGCTCCTTTTTTAAAGTAGTCTCCATTTTATCGGAGTTTTTCAAAATATCCCGCATCAGGCTGCTAAAACGATCCAGATATTCTAACGACTTTAGTTTTTCGTTTTTCAGAATATGAGATTGCAGCGGTGTTAACGCATTAAAAACAAAATGGGGGTTGAGTTGGCTGAAAAAGGCCTGAGACTGTAATTGAAGCATTGCGTATTGCTCATTTATCTTCTTTTCTTTCCCTTTTATAGAATAACGTACTACCCACCTGATCAATTGCCATAAAATAAATGCTACAACGATTCCCAGGACGGATCTGAACCATAATGTTTGATGCCATAGAGGCGTTATCGACAATGCATAATTCAGCGTCTGGTAAACATGATTTTTGTCGCTGCCTATCGATAGCTTTACGTTGTAGTTTCCAGGTTCGGCAGTGTTTACATAAAATGAGCGATCAGCAACCTGGCCAGGCCCTGCGATGATTTTGTTATCTTTTTCAATTTGATAGGTGATATAATACGATTTTGGAGTGAAGTCAAGTATTTCAATAATCATCCTTACCAGCTTTTCTTCGTTATATTGAAATTCGACTTTCTTTTCAGTGTATCTTGCTACCCTGTCGGTTAATTTGTCGGGGTACAAATAGGCAGAGATATTATTTCTTGTTTTGCTAAGTACCAGTTGTTCGTTTAGTGCGAAGACTCCTTTATTGGTAGCCAGCCAGATCGTGTCATTTTCTACGTCGAAATGATGGATGATAATATCGCTTCCCAATAATTGTGCATTAAACGAGCCGGCAACCCTTCCATTCTTCTTATCGATATACGCCAGGCCGTTTTTAGTTAGTAATTGGTAGTACTGATCACCGAAATATTCGATTTGCATACATTGATTGTCCGGCAGGCCTTTCTTTTCATTGATGAGAAAATACTTTTCACCTCGCTTAATATACAATCCTTCATCCGTACAGGCAAGAATGTCATCGTCGTATTTCCTCACCTTACTGACCTTTGCTTTAATTTTGGTTGGGGTATTATTAATATACATACCATTGGCGCCGCCTTTTATGTAAACAGAATCGGATAATGGCAACATCGTATAGAAGTTGATCTGGCTGGTGTCAGAAAATAACACTTTTAAATTGAGGTCGGAGGTAAACTTCATAATTGCCCCCGGGTTAGTAGTGTATATCTCTCCATTGTATATATGACGATCTTTGGTTGCAATCTTTCGTTCCAGGCTGCTGGGGGCTTTGCCGGTTATAAAATTACTGTTGCTACCCAGCATTACAGCCTTTTCCCGGTAGCTTTGAAATAACATAACCGGATTAAAATTCGATGTAGTATCGCCAATCCACTTCTTATGAAACCGCCCATTTTTAAACTGGTCAACTACCAGTTGTTTGTAGCCGATGTCTAAAACCCGTTTTTTATATTTGATATACCAGGTATCGTTACTATGGAGCTTATGAGTAGTAGTGAATTTTTGAACGCCCTGCTCTTCTTTAATAAAAACGAATACCCCATCATGTAAAGTGGATATCCATATATTTCCTTTGCTGTCTTTTAGCAGATCGCCTACCTCCACATTGGGTAATACACTTTGCCATTTATTTTGATCGGAACCGGTACTGTAATTTTTGTATTTTATAAGGCCGCCTGATTGAAGAAATCCTACATAGAGGTCCTTATCTTCCCGGAGAAAGGACGATACTTTCTTTAAACGGCTGCTGTCTTTTCCGGCTGTATAAAATGTTTTGAGATTTTTATTTTGCAATTCGTAAATCTCGCTATCAGCGAATATTTTTTGACCTTGAAACCGAATCCATGCTGAAGAGAACCTGTAATCAATGGCCGATAGGTCGCCGTGTAAAAGGTATCGGATAAAATAGTCACTGTGGGTTTGCAGTACAGGTAGCTTCTTTTTGCTAAGATCAAGTATTAGAAAAGCACCCCGGGATTTGGATAAATAAAGCTTGTTACCCAGTACGTTCATTATGGTAAATGGCGTAGCATGGCGGGAGGCGTATGCTGGTAAAGCAACCTCATTGATAGCCAGGGTCAACATATCCACTTCATACAGTTTACCAGCATAAGAGCTGGCATATAATTTATTTTGATACCTGCATATGTTCACTATTTCCTGTTCGTCACCTGGAATTTTCAGGGTTTCAAAGGACTTGCCGTTAAAAATTAAAATGCCTTTATCGCTTACCATCCATATAAAGCCGTAGCTGTCTTCAAGTAGCCTGTAAACGGTATTCGTTCCCAGAACCGAACCATCATACTGGTAATAATTAGGCTTGAAAGACCATTGTCCGGATATTTTCAATGCGAAGCAGCAGAATAAGGATCCTGTGAGAATAATGAATTTTAGAAAGTATGATTTGCAGGATATGCGCATAATGATACAATCAACTGTGATTGTTGCAGGCAATCATGTTCAATTTTCACCATTGGGTGAATTAGCAATATAGCACATAGTTTTTATTAAAGAAGTAGAATTGGTTTTTTTTCTGAAATCATACGTGATCTGTCAAATTGCCTCTTTCACTAAATAAAATGCTCGTTTTACACAATTGATTAAAAAGATGTCTTAAATCAATATATTTTGCAGCAGATTATAAAAAGACACTCAAGCAGAGGACTAAGTTCCTTGATAAATTAAAACTAACTGCTTATATATTTTTAATATGTGTTAGTTGAACACACTCAATGGCCAAACCTATGTTAACACCATGACTGTTTACATCTCATTAAAAAAACATGGATGTTTGGCCGTTGCTAACAAATTTAGAATAAAACCGGTTGCAGCATCAGGTATCGTTGAAGTGATTCAAGAGTAGCTGATGTGTCATTACTATAATATATATATATGATTGGTGTAGATGGTTTTAGGTAGTTTTTTATTTCCAGGCAACAGAGCACTTACCTATTGCATAGAAATTTCGTCCATTTACTTTCATCATTGCGGTATA belongs to Niabella yanshanensis and includes:
- a CDS encoding sensor histidine kinase, with product MKISGQWSFKPNYYQYDGSVLGTNTVYRLLEDSYGFIWMVSDKGILIFNGKSFETLKIPGDEQEIVNICRYQNKLYASSYAGKLYEVDMLTLAINEVALPAYASRHATPFTIMNVLGNKLYLSKSRGAFLILDLSKKKLPVLQTHSDYFIRYLLHGDLSAIDYRFSSAWIRFQGQKIFADSEIYELQNKNLKTFYTAGKDSSRLKKVSSFLREDKDLYVGFLQSGGLIKYKNYSTGSDQNKWQSVLPNVEVGDLLKDSKGNIWISTLHDGVFVFIKEEQGVQKFTTTHKLHSNDTWYIKYKKRVLDIGYKQLVVDQFKNGRFHKKWIGDTTSNFNPVMLFQSYREKAVMLGSNSNFITGKAPSSLERKIATKDRHIYNGEIYTTNPGAIMKFTSDLNLKVLFSDTSQINFYTMLPLSDSVYIKGGANGMYINNTPTKIKAKVSKVRKYDDDILACTDEGLYIKRGEKYFLINEKKGLPDNQCMQIEYFGDQYYQLLTKNGLAYIDKKNGRVAGSFNAQLLGSDIIIHHFDVENDTIWLATNKGVFALNEQLVLSKTRNNISAYLYPDKLTDRVARYTEKKVEFQYNEEKLVRMIIEILDFTPKSYYITYQIEKDNKIIAGPGQVADRSFYVNTAEPGNYNVKLSIGSDKNHVYQTLNYALSITPLWHQTLWFRSVLGIVVAFILWQLIRWVVRYSIKGKEKKINEQYAMLQLQSQAFFSQLNPHFVFNALTPLQSHILKNEKLKSLEYLDRFSSLMRDILKNSDKMETTLKKELDFIKKYIAIQQIRFTPPFSFGINIETGIDQENISIPAMMLQPIIENAIEHGVKNMGTEGKIAVDIRSITIQAQDCLQVQIIDNGVGITQNILKEGHALYILQKRVQTLQKRKGLIASLTHETGENERGTIFKLILSKTKNLWTP